AAAGCGGAGGGAGCCTGCTGCCTAGGAGCCAACATGGAGCAGAAGATCAGCTCTTTCTTTAATTCCATCTTGGAACTCATCCGCACCAAGCACAAGGAGGGAGTCTTCAACACTGTCTGCCTCGTGGTGCTGATGGGCCTGCCCTTCGTCGTCCTCATCGCGTCCATTTTCatctgctgccactgctgcttctccagctggcggcggcggcggagtAGGAAGaaaggcagccccagcagcaccgggcAGCCACACACcgagaagaacaagaagaagaagaagaagaagaagaagaaggatgaAGAGGACCTGTGGATCTCAGCTCAGCCCAAGCTGCTCTTGCTGGACAAGAGGCCATCCTTGCCCATCTAGCAGACAAGAGGACACATGGGCTGCCCCCTCAGATGCTGCCGATCCTTCCAGCTGCGCACTACGAGGGGCAAGGAGATGCCAAAACTGCTGCCATTTCACAGTGACTTTGAGaagaggcagagcccagcaacGAAGGGCCAGCACAGAGCAAGGCAGTTGGACGCAGGTTTGTGTCCCGCACTACAGCAGTGTGCCTGAAGGTCAAAACCCCGGTGAAGGACACACGTGTGCGCGGACACCGGTCCCACCGAGCACCGGGGGATGACCCACCACCGGGCTGTGCATCCCCTCACCTTGGAGTCACAAAGCAAGCCGAGTGCAGCGTTACAGCACAGTGCAAAGGCGTCCCATCCCCTCCGGCCCCCAAACCAAAGGCAATAAGAGCATCGCGAGATGCACTCACCCAACCTCAGAGACCTCAGGACCCAAGTTaaggcagcaaagcagaaggCCATGCTACCACCCAGCCTAGAGGCAGGAAGGAGCGAGGAGGCTGCAAGACCAGCCCTTTTGCACCAGCACTTCAAAAATGTTCCTTGAAAGACTGTTTTGTGCAGACTTGCCTTTGAAGAGCCCACCGTGCTGCAGCAAAGGCTGCATCACCTCTATGCTCCTGCAAGAGCAGAAACGCAACCTGAGGCTGTGTAACAGTTTAGCTACGGGCATTAGAGTTATTTATTGAATGACTACTAAAGAGCAGGACCAAAGGCCCCCTCTGTCAGG
This Cygnus olor isolate bCygOlo1 chromosome 8, bCygOlo1.pri.v2, whole genome shotgun sequence DNA region includes the following protein-coding sequences:
- the KIAA0040 gene encoding uncharacterized protein KIAA0040 homolog isoform X1, whose translation is MPQKFSSALPKPRSNSQAPSRATCEARQLFTGAKHIPRGLKAEGACCLGANMEQKISSFFNSILELIRTKHKEGVFNTVCLVVLMGLPFVVLIASIFICCHCCFSSWRRRRSRKKGSPSSTGQPHTEKNKKKKKKKKKKDEEDLWISAQPKLLLLDKRPSLPI
- the KIAA0040 gene encoding uncharacterized protein KIAA0040 homolog isoform X2 — encoded protein: MEQKISSFFNSILELIRTKHKEGVFNTVCLVVLMGLPFVVLIASIFICCHCCFSSWRRRRSRKKGSPSSTGQPHTEKNKKKKKKKKKKDEEDLWISAQPKLLLLDKRPSLPI